One genomic region from Alosa alosa isolate M-15738 ecotype Scorff River chromosome 12, AALO_Geno_1.1, whole genome shotgun sequence encodes:
- the cd8a gene encoding T-cell surface glycoprotein CD8 alpha chain: MESLDGYCLKIKSFNKQTDSGSYNCAIYNANELTFGKPTVLEGEPDPTQAPKKVTTTPCTTAATVPSTPCVCLNQRGVKSDPEKSCELMIWVPLAGGCGLLLVLLIGVSLYCNKIRTRRCPHHYKRQPRTAEGVLHPGHGRFV; encoded by the exons ATGGAATCACTGGATGGCTACTGTTTAAAAATCAAGTCCTTCAACAAGCAAACGGACAGTGGCAGCTACAACTGTGCTATATACAATGCCAATGAATTGACCTTTGGGAAACCTACAGTTCTTGAAGGAGAGCCAG ACCCCACACAAGCACCAAAGAAGGTTACGACGACTCCTTGTACTACTGCTGCAACTGTTCCTTCTAcgccatgtgtgtgtctaaatcaGAGAG GAGTGAAGAGCGACCCTGAGAAGAGTTGCGAGTTGATGATCTGGGTGCCACTGGCTGGAGGCTGCGGCCTGCTCTTGGTCCTCCTCATCGGTGTGTCCCTCTACTGCAACA AGATCCGCACTAGACGATGCCCCCATCATTACAAGAGACA ACCCAGGACTGCAGAAGGAGTGCTACATCCTGGACACGGTCGTTTTGTTTAA